A genome region from Engraulis encrasicolus isolate BLACKSEA-1 chromosome 6, IST_EnEncr_1.0, whole genome shotgun sequence includes the following:
- the LOC134450302 gene encoding cortexin-1 — translation MSDGPTLDFELFSPEPLFRAAGMPPSSSSSPSVFVGDAEQKTAFAFVGLLMLFLVFLLVRCFRILLDPYSRMPSSSWTDHKEGLERGQFDYALV, via the coding sequence ATGAGCGATGGCCCCACCTTGGACTTTGAGCTCTTCTCCCCAGAGCCCCTGTTTCGCGCCGCCGGCATGCCCCCCAGCAGCAGCTCCTCCCCCTCCGTCTTCGTGGGCGACGCCGAGCAGAAGACGGCCTTCGCCTTCGTGGGGCTCCTGATGCTCTTCCTGGTCTTCCTGCTGGTGCGCTGCTTCCGCATCCTGCTGGACCCCTACAGCcgcatgccctcctcctcctggacCGACCACAAGGAGGGGCTGGAGAGGGGCCAGTTCGACTATGCGCTGGTCTGA